The following are encoded in a window of Scophthalmus maximus strain ysfricsl-2021 chromosome 6, ASM2237912v1, whole genome shotgun sequence genomic DNA:
- the zc3h11a gene encoding zinc finger CCCH domain-containing protein 11A isoform X2 has product MTNHGDDCYFFYYSTCSKGDSCPFRHCEAAMGSEAVCNLWQEGRCFRTICKFRHMEITKNRREIACYWENQPAGCQKPHCAFFHEKARYIDGVFVPPGKGLSKNEEQPQEEPAPPPTAPLPAAANPQLRGVIKTESQEPVPSPTHPPVVINPADDDEDEDDQFSEEGEDGRGGPSPRKLPKSDDSLNFGVSTLEEIRLRKALKSSMKRAGYPIQSPDSLANGEKENIQSYFRPSPYEARDGQLVFEETRRARGNVVERLGRKRPGSNVYSGDGVLVNRSLAERLGSVMDEEEPLMPPQKSFKPVRERLGLPAALDEPTHPADSNTEAQKAPEQIRIKTLEEIRQEKAAKSQSQNDGPSAASPESTKTVTIKATKGVKRAIAVKDDPISRVKTFSEVLRAKKKLEEEQLGQSPSPKKAKHATEKAPGKSQAESNTAGPDSEATNTGVVRVKTLEEIRREKAARTQTQQVAKAEKAENKRSTDNEENGVKKPGRPRINKPGSQSSVSTEKRGDVTAKPLKSQTAAPETGSATSNNVKVKTFEEIMREKRLRRQEMEEQDKTSAEAKPSQNQTTDRSPKKKAPAEKSPASSGSSSPSSTSLTSDTTPSTPNPPARKLIPLKPRAATPLSRSSSPGTTTALTSAPQEQSSPTQGRESHSQSPRSSREVPDKNTRNSTALSPAKQPRAAPRGLSAEAPTLDETPGNNQKKSPEQTRDTKVRPKLNVKPSVVKPAVQVKPGQKRRGAGRSAVAAVKPLNSSCTEADESLQEAACRDGQVLPSSSTEAQLSSDVPHSPSTPLDSGSGSSPLREELQTVPVFPHSPGEETKPTPSIAASREACAVPQSPVLKTPTQPKARRPSAVVSRTLSTSSAAPSTSAVDDFEELMNEFTDDHLEDDVDPGMGEDDLLQELSEMIDS; this is encoded by the exons ATGACCAACCATGGAGACGACTGCTACTTCTTCTACTATTCCACCTGCTCTAAA GGAGACAGCTGCCCGTTCAGACACTGCGAGGCAGCCATGGGCAGCGAGGCCGTCTGCAACCTCTGGCAGGAAGGACGCTGCTTTCGGACCATCTGCAAGTTTCGCCACATGGAAATCACA aaaaacagaagggaGATAGCTTGTTATTGGGAGAACCAGCCAGCTGGCTGCCAGAAGCCACACTGTGCCTTCTTCCACGAAAAGGCTCGCTACATTGATGGCGTCTTCGTCCCCCCCGGCAAAG GTCTGAGCAAGAACGAGGAGCAGCCCCAGGAGGAGCCAGCTCCCCCACCAACCGCCCCCCTCCCCGCTGCAGCCAATCCCCAGCTCCGAGGGGTGATCAAGACTGAAAGTCAGGAGCCAGTACCAAGCCCCACCCACCCGCCAGTGGTGATTAATCCAGCagatgatgacgaggatgaaGATG acCAGTTctctgaggagggagaggacggcAGGGGCGGCCCGTCTCCTAGAAAGCTTCCTAAATCAG ATGACTCGCTGAATTTCGGCGTGAGCACCCTGGAAGAGATCCGGCTCAGGAAGGCCCTGAAGAGCAGCATGAAGAGAGCTGGTTACCCCATCCAAAGCCCTGACTCCTTGGCcaacggagagaaagaaaacatccagTCATATTTTCGACCATCACCCTACGAGGCCAGAGACG GCCAACTTGTCTTTGAAGAAACCAGGAGAGCGAGAGGCAATGTGGTCGAAAGACTCGGGAGGAAGAGGCCCGGCAGCA ATGTATATAGTGGAGACGGTGTCCTGGTGAACAGGAGTCTGGCTGAGCGTCTGGGCAGTGTTATGGATGAAGAAGAGCCGTTAATGCCCCCGCAGAAAT CTTTCAAGCCTGTTAGGGAAAGACTGGGACTCCCTGCTGCTCTCGATGAACCCACTCACCCAG CTGATTCTAACACGGAGGCTCAGAAAGCTCCTGAGCAAATCCGCATCAAAACCCTGGAGGAGATCCGACAGGAGAAGGCGGCAAAGTCTCAGAGCCAGAACGACGGTCCCTCAGCTGCGAGTCCCGAAAGCACCAAGACCGTCACTATCAAAGCCACCAAGGGTGTGAAGCGAGCCATCGCTGTCAAAGATGACCCGATTAGCCGCGTCAAAACGTTCTCTGAGGTCCTTCGAGccaagaagaagctggaggaagagcagctggGACAGAGCCCCAGCCCCAAGAAGGCGAAGCACGCCACGGAGAAAGCCCCAGGCAAGAGCCAAGCAGAGTCCAACACAGCAGGGCCTGATTCTGAGGCCACGAACACGGGGGTAGTGAGAGTGAAGACTCTGGAGGAGATCCGCAGGGAGAAGGCGGCGAGGACACAGACCCAACAGGTGGCAAAGGCTGAAAAGGCTGAAAACAAGAGGAGCACCGACAACGAGGAGAACGGTGTCAAGAAGCCTGGTCGACCGCGCATCAACAAACCTGGCTCCCAAA GCAGCGTCTCAACAGAGAAGAGAGGCGACGTTACAGCGAAGCCACTGAAATCTCAAACTGCTGCTCCCGAG ACCGGCTCTGCCACGAGTAACAACGTCAAGGTCAAGACCTTTGAGGAGATCATGCGAGAGAAGCGCCTTCGCAGACAGGAAATGGAGGAGCAGGACAAAACCTCAGCGGAAGCCAAGCCGTCTCAGAACCAGACTACTGATCGCAGCCCGAAGAAGAAGGCGCCTGCTGAAAAAAGTCCAGCATCGTCAGGCTCTTCAtcaccttcctccacctctctgacctctgataCTACCCCCTCCACTCCAAACCCCCCCGCTCGTAAACTGATTCCCCTCAAACCCCGGGCTGCCACACCTCTGAGCCGCTCTTCTTCTCCTGGCACTACAACTGCTCTGACCTCGGCCCCCCAGGAGCAGAGCTCTCCCACACAGGGGCGAGAGTCCCACTCACAGAGCCCCAGAAGCTCCAGGGAGGTCCCGGACAAAAACACCCGGAACTCCACTGCACTGTCCCCGGCCAAGCAGCCCAGAGCGGCGCCCCGCGGCCTCAGTGCAGAGGCCCCAACTCTCGACGAAACACCGGGCAACAATCAGAAGAAATCCCCAGAACAGACGAGAGACACCAAAG TGAGGCCCAAACTGAACGTGAAGCCGTCCGTGGTGAAGCCTGCGGTGCAGGTGAAGCCGGGCCAGAAGAGGAGGGGAGCCGGGCGGTCTGCTGTGGCTGCGGTGAAACCTCTGAACAGCAGCTGCACTGAGGCGGACGAGTCACTGCAGGAGGCGGCGTGCAGAGATGGACAG GTGTTGCCGTCCTCCAGCACGGAGGCTCAGCTGAGCTCCGATGTGCCCCACAGTCCCAGCACCCCGCTGGACTCGGGCTCCGGCTCCAGCCCCCTGAGAGAGGAGCTCCAGACTGTCCCCGTCTTCCCACACAGCCCGGGCGAGGAGACCAAGCCCACCCCCAGTATTGCTGCTTCTAGAGAGGCCTGTGCAGTCCCCCAAAG cCCAGTCCTGAAGACCCCCACTCAGCCCAAAGCACGGAGGCCGAGCGCCGTCGTGTCCCGCACCCTGTCCACCTCCAGCGCTGCTCCTTCCACCTCGGCCGTGGACGACTTTGAGGAGCTGATGAACGAGTTCACCGACGACCACCTGGAGGACGACGTAGACCCCGGCATGGGAGAGGAcgacctgct
- the zc3h11a gene encoding zinc finger CCCH domain-containing protein 11A isoform X1, whose protein sequence is MTNHGDDCYFFYYSTCSKGDSCPFRHCEAAMGSEAVCNLWQEGRCFRTICKFRHMEITKNRREIACYWENQPAGCQKPHCAFFHEKARYIDGVFVPPGKGLSKNEEQPQEEPAPPPTAPLPAAANPQLRGVIKTESQEPVPSPTHPPVVINPADDDEDEDDQFSEEGEDGRGGPSPRKLPKSDDSLNFGVSTLEEIRLRKALKSSMKRAGYPIQSPDSLANGEKENIQSYFRPSPYEARDGQLVFEETRRARGNVVERLGRKRPGSNVYSGDGVLVNRSLAERLGSVMDEEEPLMPPQKSFKPVRERLGLPAALDEPTHPADSNTEAQKAPEQIRIKTLEEIRQEKAAKSQSQNDGPSAASPESTKTVTIKATKGVKRAIAVKDDPISRVKTFSEVLRAKKKLEEEQLGQSPSPKKAKHATEKAPGKSQAESNTAGPDSEATNTGVVRVKTLEEIRREKAARTQTQQVAKAEKAENKRSTDNEENGVKKPGRPRINKPGSQTGSVSTEKRGDVTAKPLKSQTAAPETGSATSNNVKVKTFEEIMREKRLRRQEMEEQDKTSAEAKPSQNQTTDRSPKKKAPAEKSPASSGSSSPSSTSLTSDTTPSTPNPPARKLIPLKPRAATPLSRSSSPGTTTALTSAPQEQSSPTQGRESHSQSPRSSREVPDKNTRNSTALSPAKQPRAAPRGLSAEAPTLDETPGNNQKKSPEQTRDTKVRPKLNVKPSVVKPAVQVKPGQKRRGAGRSAVAAVKPLNSSCTEADESLQEAACRDGQVLPSSSTEAQLSSDVPHSPSTPLDSGSGSSPLREELQTVPVFPHSPGEETKPTPSIAASREACAVPQSPVLKTPTQPKARRPSAVVSRTLSTSSAAPSTSAVDDFEELMNEFTDDHLEDDVDPGMGEDDLLQELSEMIDS, encoded by the exons ATGACCAACCATGGAGACGACTGCTACTTCTTCTACTATTCCACCTGCTCTAAA GGAGACAGCTGCCCGTTCAGACACTGCGAGGCAGCCATGGGCAGCGAGGCCGTCTGCAACCTCTGGCAGGAAGGACGCTGCTTTCGGACCATCTGCAAGTTTCGCCACATGGAAATCACA aaaaacagaagggaGATAGCTTGTTATTGGGAGAACCAGCCAGCTGGCTGCCAGAAGCCACACTGTGCCTTCTTCCACGAAAAGGCTCGCTACATTGATGGCGTCTTCGTCCCCCCCGGCAAAG GTCTGAGCAAGAACGAGGAGCAGCCCCAGGAGGAGCCAGCTCCCCCACCAACCGCCCCCCTCCCCGCTGCAGCCAATCCCCAGCTCCGAGGGGTGATCAAGACTGAAAGTCAGGAGCCAGTACCAAGCCCCACCCACCCGCCAGTGGTGATTAATCCAGCagatgatgacgaggatgaaGATG acCAGTTctctgaggagggagaggacggcAGGGGCGGCCCGTCTCCTAGAAAGCTTCCTAAATCAG ATGACTCGCTGAATTTCGGCGTGAGCACCCTGGAAGAGATCCGGCTCAGGAAGGCCCTGAAGAGCAGCATGAAGAGAGCTGGTTACCCCATCCAAAGCCCTGACTCCTTGGCcaacggagagaaagaaaacatccagTCATATTTTCGACCATCACCCTACGAGGCCAGAGACG GCCAACTTGTCTTTGAAGAAACCAGGAGAGCGAGAGGCAATGTGGTCGAAAGACTCGGGAGGAAGAGGCCCGGCAGCA ATGTATATAGTGGAGACGGTGTCCTGGTGAACAGGAGTCTGGCTGAGCGTCTGGGCAGTGTTATGGATGAAGAAGAGCCGTTAATGCCCCCGCAGAAAT CTTTCAAGCCTGTTAGGGAAAGACTGGGACTCCCTGCTGCTCTCGATGAACCCACTCACCCAG CTGATTCTAACACGGAGGCTCAGAAAGCTCCTGAGCAAATCCGCATCAAAACCCTGGAGGAGATCCGACAGGAGAAGGCGGCAAAGTCTCAGAGCCAGAACGACGGTCCCTCAGCTGCGAGTCCCGAAAGCACCAAGACCGTCACTATCAAAGCCACCAAGGGTGTGAAGCGAGCCATCGCTGTCAAAGATGACCCGATTAGCCGCGTCAAAACGTTCTCTGAGGTCCTTCGAGccaagaagaagctggaggaagagcagctggGACAGAGCCCCAGCCCCAAGAAGGCGAAGCACGCCACGGAGAAAGCCCCAGGCAAGAGCCAAGCAGAGTCCAACACAGCAGGGCCTGATTCTGAGGCCACGAACACGGGGGTAGTGAGAGTGAAGACTCTGGAGGAGATCCGCAGGGAGAAGGCGGCGAGGACACAGACCCAACAGGTGGCAAAGGCTGAAAAGGCTGAAAACAAGAGGAGCACCGACAACGAGGAGAACGGTGTCAAGAAGCCTGGTCGACCGCGCATCAACAAACCTGGCTCCCAAA CAGGCAGCGTCTCAACAGAGAAGAGAGGCGACGTTACAGCGAAGCCACTGAAATCTCAAACTGCTGCTCCCGAG ACCGGCTCTGCCACGAGTAACAACGTCAAGGTCAAGACCTTTGAGGAGATCATGCGAGAGAAGCGCCTTCGCAGACAGGAAATGGAGGAGCAGGACAAAACCTCAGCGGAAGCCAAGCCGTCTCAGAACCAGACTACTGATCGCAGCCCGAAGAAGAAGGCGCCTGCTGAAAAAAGTCCAGCATCGTCAGGCTCTTCAtcaccttcctccacctctctgacctctgataCTACCCCCTCCACTCCAAACCCCCCCGCTCGTAAACTGATTCCCCTCAAACCCCGGGCTGCCACACCTCTGAGCCGCTCTTCTTCTCCTGGCACTACAACTGCTCTGACCTCGGCCCCCCAGGAGCAGAGCTCTCCCACACAGGGGCGAGAGTCCCACTCACAGAGCCCCAGAAGCTCCAGGGAGGTCCCGGACAAAAACACCCGGAACTCCACTGCACTGTCCCCGGCCAAGCAGCCCAGAGCGGCGCCCCGCGGCCTCAGTGCAGAGGCCCCAACTCTCGACGAAACACCGGGCAACAATCAGAAGAAATCCCCAGAACAGACGAGAGACACCAAAG TGAGGCCCAAACTGAACGTGAAGCCGTCCGTGGTGAAGCCTGCGGTGCAGGTGAAGCCGGGCCAGAAGAGGAGGGGAGCCGGGCGGTCTGCTGTGGCTGCGGTGAAACCTCTGAACAGCAGCTGCACTGAGGCGGACGAGTCACTGCAGGAGGCGGCGTGCAGAGATGGACAG GTGTTGCCGTCCTCCAGCACGGAGGCTCAGCTGAGCTCCGATGTGCCCCACAGTCCCAGCACCCCGCTGGACTCGGGCTCCGGCTCCAGCCCCCTGAGAGAGGAGCTCCAGACTGTCCCCGTCTTCCCACACAGCCCGGGCGAGGAGACCAAGCCCACCCCCAGTATTGCTGCTTCTAGAGAGGCCTGTGCAGTCCCCCAAAG cCCAGTCCTGAAGACCCCCACTCAGCCCAAAGCACGGAGGCCGAGCGCCGTCGTGTCCCGCACCCTGTCCACCTCCAGCGCTGCTCCTTCCACCTCGGCCGTGGACGACTTTGAGGAGCTGATGAACGAGTTCACCGACGACCACCTGGAGGACGACGTAGACCCCGGCATGGGAGAGGAcgacctgct